Proteins found in one Arthrobacter sp. U41 genomic segment:
- a CDS encoding SRPBCC family protein yields the protein MDHKITLTHHVNAAPEKVWAVISDIPGSAATLSGIDSIQMLTDAPYGEGTRWKETRTMMGRSETVEMWVSQADPPRSTTVKALQGGADYTSRFTLADRDGGTDLTLTFGAQMLNPSRLSKLMMALFGKLGMRITRKALSKDLSEIAAKAESL from the coding sequence ATGGACCACAAGATCACCCTCACGCATCACGTCAATGCCGCTCCGGAGAAGGTCTGGGCCGTGATCTCGGACATCCCCGGCTCGGCCGCCACCCTGTCCGGCATCGATTCGATCCAGATGCTGACCGACGCCCCGTACGGCGAGGGGACGCGCTGGAAGGAGACCCGCACCATGATGGGGCGGTCGGAAACCGTGGAAATGTGGGTGTCCCAGGCCGATCCGCCGCGGAGCACCACGGTGAAGGCGCTGCAGGGCGGGGCTGACTACACCTCCCGCTTCACCCTGGCCGACCGCGACGGCGGAACGGACCTGACGCTGACCTTCGGCGCCCAGATGCTCAACCCCTCCCGGCTGAGCAAGCTGATGATGGCGCTGTTCGGAAAACTGGGCATGCGCATCACCCGCAAGGCCCTCTCCAAGGACCTGTCCGAGATCGCGGCCAAGGCCGAGTCGCTCTAA
- a CDS encoding metal ABC transporter ATP-binding protein: MSSPAILVENVTVHYGEVLALDAASLTVEAARICGLVGMNGSGKSTLFKAIMGMVKPDAGRVLINGEPPAKARKRGGIGYVPQSEDVDWQFPLSVHDVVMMGRYGHQGFTRRPSRADRDAVDLALDRVELSEFANRQIGQLSGGQKKRAFVARGIAQGATMMLLDEPFAGVDKRSEATITRLLKELASDGCTILVSTHDLHALPQLCDEAVLLMRRVLMHGPPEVVLQPEHLAMAFGLDVLSRDLPGPIRSDPGLPDPGLPIAGLSNQPGRN, encoded by the coding sequence ATGAGCAGTCCAGCCATTCTGGTGGAGAACGTCACCGTCCATTACGGGGAGGTCCTGGCGCTCGACGCCGCCTCGCTGACCGTTGAGGCTGCCCGGATCTGCGGGCTGGTGGGCATGAACGGTTCCGGCAAATCCACGCTGTTCAAGGCGATCATGGGAATGGTCAAGCCCGACGCCGGCCGCGTCCTCATCAACGGCGAACCGCCCGCCAAGGCCCGCAAAAGGGGCGGGATCGGCTACGTCCCGCAGAGCGAGGACGTGGACTGGCAGTTCCCGCTGTCCGTCCACGACGTGGTGATGATGGGCCGCTACGGGCACCAGGGGTTCACCCGCCGCCCGTCCAGGGCGGACCGCGACGCCGTCGACCTCGCCCTGGACCGGGTGGAACTGTCCGAGTTCGCCAACCGGCAGATCGGCCAGCTCTCCGGCGGCCAGAAGAAGCGCGCCTTCGTGGCCCGCGGAATCGCCCAGGGCGCCACCATGATGCTCCTGGACGAGCCGTTCGCCGGCGTGGACAAGCGCTCCGAGGCCACGATCACGCGGCTACTGAAGGAGCTCGCCTCGGACGGCTGCACCATCCTCGTCTCCACCCACGACCTGCACGCCCTGCCCCAGCTCTGCGACGAGGCCGTGCTCCTGATGCGCCGGGTCCTGATGCACGGCCCGCCCGAGGTGGTGCTGCAGCCGGAGCACCTGGCCATGGCCTTCGGCCTCGACGTCCTCAGCCGGGACCTACCCGGGCCCATTCGTTCGGACCCCGGCCTCCCGGACCCCGGCCTTCCGATCGCCGGCCTTTCCAACCAGCCGGGCAGGAACTGA
- a CDS encoding metal ABC transporter permease yields the protein MDFLEILLEPLSYDFMVRAIVTTALAAIVCAVLSCWLVLIGWSLMGDAVSHAVLPGVVLAYIVGAPFAVGALVFALIAVALIGVVRNTSRVKEDAAIGIVFTSLFALGLVLISVTPSQTDLNHIIFGNLLGVSIPDLIQVLVLGVVAFAILILKRRDLTLYAFDPTHAHAIGLSPKRLGALLLGLLALTSVVALQTVGVVLVVAMLIIPGATAYLLTDRFSRMLVIAPVISALCSIAGIYLSYYLDTASGAMVVLTQSAAFALVYLFSPRQGLIGTRLAMARRKKAAALAV from the coding sequence ATGGACTTCCTCGAGATCCTGCTGGAACCGCTGAGCTATGACTTCATGGTCCGCGCCATCGTCACCACGGCGCTCGCGGCCATCGTCTGCGCGGTGCTCAGCTGCTGGCTGGTGCTGATCGGCTGGTCGCTGATGGGCGACGCCGTCTCCCACGCCGTGCTCCCCGGGGTGGTGCTCGCCTACATCGTCGGGGCTCCCTTCGCCGTCGGGGCGCTGGTGTTCGCGCTGATCGCCGTCGCCCTGATCGGGGTGGTCCGCAACACCAGCCGGGTGAAGGAGGACGCAGCCATCGGGATCGTGTTCACCTCGCTGTTCGCCCTGGGCCTGGTGCTGATCTCCGTGACGCCGAGCCAGACCGACCTCAACCACATCATCTTCGGAAACCTGCTGGGCGTCAGCATCCCCGACCTCATCCAGGTCCTCGTGCTGGGGGTGGTGGCCTTTGCCATCCTGATTCTCAAGCGCCGGGACCTCACGCTCTACGCCTTCGACCCCACCCACGCCCACGCGATCGGGCTGTCCCCGAAGCGCCTCGGTGCGCTGCTGCTGGGCCTGCTGGCGCTGACCTCCGTCGTGGCGCTGCAGACCGTGGGCGTGGTGCTGGTGGTGGCCATGCTGATCATTCCCGGGGCCACGGCCTACCTGCTGACGGACCGCTTCTCCCGGATGCTGGTGATCGCTCCGGTCATCTCCGCCCTCTGCTCCATCGCCGGCATCTACCTCAGCTACTACCTGGACACCGCCTCCGGCGCCATGGTGGTCCTGACCCAGAGCGCCGCCTTCGCCCTCGTCTATCTGTTCAGCCCCCGGCAGGGGCTGATCGGGACCCGGCTGGCGATGGCCCGCCGCAAAAAGGCGGCCGCGCTCGCCGTCTGA
- a CDS encoding ABC-F family ATP-binding cassette domain-containing protein translates to MSEHLRLTGVSHGYGDRQLFADVEIAITAGEHVAIVGENGAGKSTLLRVLAGLETPDEGTAVSRGRVGYLAQTLGLPDQYTVSDAVDAALASLRDMESELDRLEDGLAEAEADELERYGNLQTQYQLREGYAAESRVEAALDRLGLGGLERTRTLGSLSGGEQERVALACVMADPADILLLDEPTNHLDASGTAWLEARLAAHRGTVVVVSHDRVLLRKVASTVIEVDAERLTVNRYGNGYEGYLREKAAERERWAQQYRGWLDAMEAERLQADTVAGKMGYARQRDNDKMGFDFKAGTWQKAASSKVRNAQERLRRLEANPIDRPPVPLKLATELRADVAAGPALEARGVTVPGRLEPTDVTVEAGQKILITGPNGAGKSTLLSVLAGTLEPARGTVVRHGRIGYLQQELELPQRPGLRLLPAFAAGLGGNIDEHAEALLRLGLFRTSEFHVPVGSLSAGQQRRLALARLLLGGYGTMLVDEPTNHLAPVLVEQLESALSDFAGTLVMVSHDRALGEWFSTRARENGTGNRAGHGAGTGTWIRYAMQDGALA, encoded by the coding sequence TTGAGCGAACATCTCCGCCTTACGGGCGTATCCCATGGCTACGGGGACCGCCAGCTTTTTGCCGACGTCGAAATTGCCATCACAGCCGGCGAACATGTGGCGATCGTCGGCGAAAACGGGGCCGGCAAATCCACGCTGCTCCGCGTTCTGGCCGGGCTCGAGACCCCGGACGAGGGCACCGCCGTCAGCCGGGGCCGCGTCGGCTACCTGGCCCAGACCCTGGGCCTGCCCGACCAATACACCGTGAGCGACGCGGTCGACGCCGCCCTGGCATCCCTCCGCGATATGGAGTCCGAACTGGACCGGCTGGAGGACGGGCTGGCCGAGGCGGAAGCGGACGAACTGGAGCGCTACGGAAACCTGCAGACGCAGTACCAGCTCCGGGAAGGCTATGCCGCGGAATCCCGGGTGGAGGCGGCGCTGGACCGGCTTGGCCTGGGCGGGCTGGAACGGACGAGGACACTGGGCTCGCTCTCGGGCGGGGAACAGGAACGCGTGGCGCTGGCCTGCGTGATGGCCGATCCCGCCGACATCCTCCTCCTCGATGAACCCACCAACCACCTGGACGCCAGCGGGACAGCCTGGCTGGAGGCCCGGCTGGCCGCGCACCGCGGAACCGTGGTGGTGGTCTCCCACGACCGCGTCCTGCTGCGCAAAGTTGCCTCAACCGTGATTGAAGTGGACGCCGAACGCCTCACGGTCAACCGCTACGGCAACGGCTACGAGGGATACCTGCGGGAGAAAGCTGCCGAACGCGAGCGCTGGGCGCAGCAGTACCGCGGGTGGCTGGACGCGATGGAGGCCGAACGGCTCCAGGCGGACACGGTCGCAGGCAAGATGGGCTACGCCCGGCAGCGCGACAACGACAAAATGGGGTTCGACTTCAAGGCCGGCACGTGGCAGAAGGCAGCCTCCAGCAAGGTCCGCAATGCCCAGGAGCGTCTCCGCAGGCTGGAGGCAAACCCGATCGACCGTCCGCCGGTTCCCCTGAAGCTGGCGACGGAGCTGCGGGCTGACGTTGCGGCGGGACCGGCCCTGGAGGCCCGGGGAGTGACGGTGCCCGGCCGGCTGGAGCCGACGGACGTCACGGTGGAGGCGGGCCAGAAGATCCTCATCACCGGTCCCAACGGTGCAGGCAAGTCCACGCTGCTCTCCGTCCTCGCGGGCACGCTGGAGCCGGCCCGGGGCACCGTGGTCAGGCACGGCCGGATCGGATACCTGCAGCAGGAGCTGGAGCTTCCGCAGCGCCCGGGGCTGCGTCTCCTGCCGGCTTTCGCCGCGGGCCTGGGCGGCAACATCGACGAGCACGCGGAGGCGCTGCTGCGCCTGGGGCTCTTCCGGACCAGCGAATTCCATGTCCCGGTGGGAAGCCTGTCCGCAGGACAACAACGCAGGCTGGCCCTTGCCCGGCTGCTGCTGGGCGGATACGGGACGATGCTCGTTGACGAGCCCACCAACCATCTGGCGCCCGTCCTGGTGGAGCAGCTTGAATCGGCTCTTTCGGACTTCGCCGGCACGCTGGTCATGGTCAGCCACGACCGCGCGCTGGGGGAGTGGTTCAGCACACGCGCCCGGGAGAACGGCACCGGGAACCGAGCCGGGCACGGCGCGGGGACCGGGACCTGGATCCGGTATGCCATGCAGGACGGCGCCCTGGCCTAG
- a CDS encoding CsbD family protein, whose amino-acid sequence MGIGDKIQNEAEHLGGKAKEATGNATNNDELRAEGQKDQVVADAKKVGENVKDTFKKD is encoded by the coding sequence ATGGGTATCGGAGACAAGATTCAGAACGAGGCAGAGCACCTGGGCGGCAAGGCCAAGGAAGCCACCGGAAACGCGACGAACAACGACGAATTGCGTGCCGAGGGCCAGAAGGACCAGGTCGTCGCCGACGCCAAGAAGGTCGGCGAAAACGTCAAGGACACCTTCAAGAAGGACTAG
- a CDS encoding metal ABC transporter substrate-binding protein: MPNTSFRRAKVVRRTRGLRAAGAAVAVLLGLSLAACGADAPGQGPGAGAGGEKPVVLTTFTVLADVAQNVAGDKLQVESITKAGAEIHGYEPTPGDIRKASKADLILDNGLNLEAWFAQFVEGLDVPHAVVSEGVEVLSIGEDSYQGKPNPHAWMSPVNVQIYVDNMVKAFSQLDPDNAAAFEANGAAYKAQLQSVKDEMVQKLATVPEAQRALVTCEGAFSYLARDAGLREVYIWAVNAEQQATPQQITRAIEFVKANKVPAVFCESTVSDAPMRQVVGATGSSFGGVLYVDSLSEADGPVPTYLDLIRHDAKLITEGLTGAAS; encoded by the coding sequence ATGCCTAATACTTCGTTTCGGCGTGCCAAAGTCGTCCGCCGAACCCGTGGCCTCCGCGCCGCCGGAGCCGCCGTCGCCGTCCTGCTCGGACTGTCGCTGGCCGCGTGCGGCGCTGACGCCCCGGGCCAGGGCCCGGGCGCGGGTGCCGGGGGCGAGAAGCCGGTTGTGCTGACCACCTTCACCGTGCTGGCCGACGTCGCGCAGAACGTGGCGGGGGACAAGCTGCAGGTCGAGTCCATCACCAAGGCCGGCGCCGAAATCCACGGCTACGAGCCCACCCCCGGGGACATCCGCAAGGCGTCCAAGGCGGACCTGATCCTGGACAACGGCCTGAACCTTGAGGCGTGGTTCGCCCAGTTCGTGGAAGGCCTGGACGTTCCGCACGCCGTGGTCAGCGAAGGCGTGGAGGTGCTGTCCATCGGTGAAGACTCCTACCAGGGCAAGCCGAACCCGCACGCGTGGATGTCGCCGGTCAACGTCCAGATCTATGTGGACAACATGGTCAAGGCGTTCTCGCAGCTCGATCCGGACAACGCGGCGGCCTTCGAGGCGAACGGCGCGGCCTACAAGGCCCAGCTGCAGTCCGTGAAGGACGAAATGGTCCAGAAGCTCGCCACCGTGCCCGAGGCGCAGCGGGCGCTGGTGACCTGCGAGGGCGCCTTCTCCTACCTTGCGCGCGACGCCGGGCTGCGGGAGGTCTACATCTGGGCGGTCAACGCCGAGCAGCAGGCTACCCCGCAACAGATCACCAGGGCCATCGAATTCGTGAAGGCCAACAAGGTCCCGGCCGTCTTCTGCGAGTCCACGGTGTCGGACGCCCCGATGCGCCAGGTGGTGGGAGCCACCGGTTCGAGCTTCGGCGGGGTGCTGTACGTGGATTCGCTGTCCGAGGCGGACGGGCCGGTCCCGACGTACCTGGACCTCATCCGGCACGACGCCAAACTCATCACTGAAGGCCTGACGGGAGCGGCATCATGA
- a CDS encoding VOC family protein, which produces MTLNIQIVVDCRHPHELADWWAETLEWAVEPQDADFIRSMIEQGFATEEQTKLHNGNLVWATGAAIRPPADLAATPPAQRILFQTVPEAKTVKNRIHWDVNLAGADKDQARTALEARGATFLWSASQGPHSWHTMADPEGNEFCIS; this is translated from the coding sequence ATGACACTCAACATCCAGATCGTCGTCGACTGCCGGCATCCGCATGAGCTCGCCGATTGGTGGGCCGAGACCCTTGAATGGGCGGTGGAGCCGCAGGACGCGGACTTCATCCGCTCCATGATCGAGCAGGGCTTCGCCACGGAGGAGCAAACCAAGCTGCACAACGGCAACCTCGTATGGGCCACCGGCGCCGCCATCCGTCCGCCCGCGGATCTTGCCGCCACGCCGCCGGCCCAGCGGATTCTGTTCCAGACGGTCCCGGAGGCCAAGACCGTGAAGAACCGGATCCACTGGGACGTCAACCTCGCCGGCGCGGACAAGGACCAGGCGCGGACCGCCCTCGAGGCGCGCGGCGCGACCTTCCTCTGGTCCGCCAGCCAGGGTCCGCATTCCTGGCACACCATGGCGGACCCGGAAGGCAACGAGTTCTGCATCAGCTGA
- a CDS encoding amino acid permease, which produces MPSTTPTELKSPEAQPAVVDSTLSAEGYAKTLSGRQVTMIAMGGAIGVGLFMGAGGRLASTGPALIFSYVIAGVIAYLLMRALGELIMYRQTSGSFVSYAGEMFGKKGAYLSGWMYFINWAMTGIAELIAIGLYFQFFFPNVPVELSAIAALLLLVGVNLMSVKAFGEFEFWASVLKVGAILIFLAVGTFMVVTNAQVGTGNASVSNLFAGDGGMFPKGGLVMILVLNAVIFAYNAIELVGITAGEMQNPAKEVPKAIRAVVFRIVVFYVGSVTLLAMLLPSDQYVAGTSPFVTVFGQMGLGWMGDVMNMIVITAALSSCNSGLYSIGRIFRTMANNGHAPHWLTRMSKSHVPYAAILAIGGVYLVGILLNIWLGGSHAFDLALNTASIGVIFTWGAIFASQIALRKTKGKVSSLPMPGAPWTSWAGLIALLIITVLIGFDTMTSKTGEVFHLGLWTLATIPFFALLLWLGWQKVKHNEPQSALFS; this is translated from the coding sequence GTGCCATCAACTACCCCCACAGAACTTAAGAGCCCCGAGGCGCAACCCGCCGTCGTCGACTCGACCCTCAGCGCCGAGGGCTACGCCAAGACCCTGAGCGGCCGTCAGGTCACCATGATCGCGATGGGTGGCGCCATCGGCGTCGGCCTCTTTATGGGTGCCGGCGGACGGCTGGCCTCCACCGGTCCCGCGCTGATCTTCTCCTACGTGATCGCGGGCGTCATCGCCTACCTGCTGATGCGCGCCCTCGGCGAACTCATCATGTACCGCCAGACCTCGGGCTCCTTCGTCAGCTACGCCGGTGAAATGTTCGGCAAGAAGGGCGCGTACCTGTCCGGCTGGATGTACTTCATCAACTGGGCCATGACCGGGATCGCCGAGCTCATCGCAATCGGGCTGTACTTCCAGTTCTTCTTCCCCAACGTGCCGGTTGAACTGTCCGCCATCGCGGCGCTGCTGCTGCTCGTGGGCGTGAACCTCATGAGCGTCAAGGCGTTCGGCGAATTCGAGTTCTGGGCCTCCGTCCTCAAGGTCGGCGCCATCCTGATCTTCCTGGCCGTGGGCACCTTCATGGTGGTCACCAACGCCCAGGTCGGGACCGGCAACGCCTCGGTCAGCAACCTCTTCGCAGGCGACGGCGGCATGTTCCCCAAGGGCGGCCTCGTGATGATCCTGGTGCTGAACGCCGTGATCTTCGCCTACAACGCGATCGAACTCGTTGGCATCACCGCCGGTGAAATGCAGAACCCGGCCAAGGAAGTCCCCAAGGCCATCCGCGCCGTTGTCTTCCGCATCGTGGTCTTCTACGTCGGCTCCGTCACGCTGCTGGCCATGCTGCTTCCCTCGGACCAGTACGTGGCCGGCACCTCGCCGTTCGTCACCGTGTTCGGGCAGATGGGCCTCGGCTGGATGGGCGATGTGATGAACATGATCGTCATCACCGCCGCGCTGTCCTCCTGCAACTCGGGCCTGTACTCGATCGGCCGGATCTTCCGCACCATGGCCAACAACGGACATGCCCCGCACTGGCTGACCAGGATGTCCAAGAGCCATGTGCCGTACGCCGCCATCCTGGCCATCGGCGGCGTCTACCTGGTAGGCATCCTGCTCAATATCTGGCTGGGCGGCTCGCACGCCTTCGACCTCGCGCTGAACACGGCATCCATCGGCGTGATCTTCACCTGGGGCGCCATCTTCGCCAGCCAGATCGCACTCCGGAAGACCAAGGGCAAAGTCTCCTCCCTGCCCATGCCCGGGGCGCCCTGGACCAGTTGGGCCGGCCTGATTGCGCTGCTCATCATCACGGTGCTGATCGGCTTCGACACCATGACCAGCAAGACCGGTGAGGTGTTCCACCTCGGCCTCTGGACCCTGGCGACCATCCCGTTCTTCGCGCTCCTGCTGTGGCTTGGCTGGCAGAAGGTCAAGCACAACGAACCGCAGAGCGCGCTCTTCAGCTAG
- a CDS encoding pentapeptide repeat-containing protein: MARGTAAPGAHQAPKTPQAPKVTPPRLSPVRLEELRDDPSPEFQSGERYDGVRYTKASAGGLELAGTDFAECEFQGVSFNETRLRGASFRDCILAEVYAPVFMAARSTLRDVEIGNPRWGSAELYESGWQSVRIDGGKLDYVNLRGSKLTDVQISDCIINELDLGSCAATRVVLKNCTIGTLDVAGARLKDFDIRGTDIRVISGLESLAGLVIDDYQLGLLAPLMASHLGVVVA; this comes from the coding sequence ATGGCGCGCGGCACCGCGGCGCCCGGGGCTCACCAGGCGCCGAAAACACCCCAGGCCCCCAAAGTCACCCCGCCGCGGCTCAGTCCCGTCCGGTTGGAGGAACTCAGGGACGACCCGTCCCCGGAGTTCCAGTCCGGGGAGCGGTACGACGGCGTCCGGTACACCAAGGCATCAGCCGGCGGGCTGGAACTCGCAGGCACGGACTTCGCCGAGTGCGAGTTCCAAGGCGTGTCCTTCAACGAGACCCGGCTGCGGGGAGCCAGCTTCCGTGACTGCATCCTGGCGGAGGTGTACGCGCCCGTTTTCATGGCGGCCCGGAGCACCCTGCGCGACGTCGAGATCGGCAACCCCCGCTGGGGCTCCGCCGAACTCTATGAAAGCGGCTGGCAGTCCGTGCGGATCGACGGCGGCAAGCTCGACTACGTGAACCTTCGCGGCTCCAAGCTCACGGACGTGCAGATCAGCGACTGCATCATCAACGAACTGGATCTGGGTTCCTGCGCGGCGACCCGGGTGGTGCTGAAGAACTGCACCATCGGCACCCTCGACGTCGCCGGCGCCCGGCTCAAGGACTTCGACATCCGCGGCACCGACATCCGGGTGATCAGCGGACTGGAAAGTCTCGCCGGGCTCGTCATCGATGACTACCAGCTGGGCCTGCTGGCTCCGCTGATGGCAAGCCACCTCGGCGTCGTCGTCGCGTAA
- a CDS encoding CPBP family intramembrane glutamic endopeptidase — protein sequence MGTVLRTPPAPRPKLYRFSRLDFITAGLYVAVAAFFAVAGGLLVPLMLQLSPNPATATYSVNLVFYGCIGILALAAVRHVAVRDLKVLATRPWFTVLMVPLAVVAMMILTAVLVSLTGPVQTSANQAGLQALMQQVPAWLMVPLLVIVGPFVEEYIFRHLLIGKLSRRVNIWVCSSLSVVLFAALHVVGQEELTLPVLMPYLAMGVVLVYVYVWTGKNVMFAYFVHASKNLLAVVFIYAIPPELMEQLQQIQG from the coding sequence ATGGGCACCGTTCTCCGCACACCCCCCGCACCGCGGCCGAAACTCTACCGGTTCTCCCGGCTCGATTTCATCACGGCAGGCCTGTACGTGGCAGTGGCCGCTTTCTTCGCCGTCGCCGGCGGGCTGCTGGTCCCGCTGATGCTCCAGCTCTCACCGAACCCGGCCACTGCCACTTACAGCGTCAACCTGGTCTTCTACGGATGCATCGGCATCCTGGCCCTGGCCGCCGTCCGGCACGTCGCCGTCCGGGACCTCAAGGTTCTTGCCACCAGGCCCTGGTTCACGGTGCTGATGGTCCCGCTTGCCGTGGTGGCCATGATGATCCTCACCGCGGTCCTCGTCTCGCTCACGGGGCCGGTGCAGACGTCCGCGAACCAGGCCGGGCTGCAGGCGCTGATGCAGCAGGTGCCGGCCTGGCTGATGGTGCCCCTGCTGGTGATCGTGGGGCCCTTCGTGGAGGAGTACATCTTCCGCCACCTGCTGATCGGCAAGCTGAGCCGGCGGGTGAACATCTGGGTGTGTTCCTCCCTGTCGGTGGTCTTGTTCGCGGCGCTGCACGTCGTCGGCCAGGAGGAACTGACCCTGCCGGTGCTGATGCCCTACCTCGCCATGGGCGTGGTGCTGGTGTACGTCTATGTCTGGACCGGCAAGAACGTTATGTTCGCCTACTTCGTCCACGCCTCGAAGAACCTGCTGGCGGTCGTCTTCATCTACGCCATCCCGCCGGAACTCATGGAGCAGCTCCAGCAGATCCAGGGCTGA